The proteins below come from a single Solea solea chromosome 6, fSolSol10.1, whole genome shotgun sequence genomic window:
- the LOC131460842 gene encoding CTTNBP2 N-terminal-like protein has translation MLEFPRTPQSHMKSKLNMESLTKSELLMLFSILEGELEARDLVIDALKAQHKELFIQERYGRYNLSDPFLALQRDNNIVGGQNKDPGCLPPVSNPLVILKLVVSHCRRMQEKMLAQLAAAESRHRRVIADLEEEKRRHAEDTAEGDDVTYILEKERERLQQQLEFERSQVRRLEKEQRRITEQLEEERAQHKQLSCALAKECKWASARALEEGHRVTELSRKLDKEKEACQALKRELEDERKRALRMEARVEEQLAEFDTEREQLRSRLKKEEAHCYQLQQQAEELRRKLQEVNIMGDTAPAEVAVKEWAVKVSPGKTLIDNIKVVDIEEDGNQPTDQPTVNGHHCQTETIGHHSPNNALSEKTCLLNGIENPQVNETQMSFSSCNTAHYNFPSSSPCSSPVLAKSPPVNQSPGGYQSPYQVGINQRFHAARHKFQGTTEPEPQSQATQPAPPPQSPTELSPVTSASSPEASPAKQMARSTVTQVLSRFTNVQQSATPKLVAPNNSPFGTDYRSLAAPLSPVVGRAAVALQPGIRSPIIPRADRGNPPPIPPKKPGLAQAPPSPAAVPRSASHFSDSPLSGSCGLTSSQEGVKELDMVVSSN, from the exons GCCCAACACAAAGAGCTGTTTATCCAGGAGCGCTATGGCAGGTACAACCTCAGCGACCCCTTCCTGGCATTGCAGAGAGACAACAATATTGTTGGAGGTCAGAACAAGGACCCGGGCTGTCTGCCCCCCGTCTCCAACCCACTGGTCATTCTCAAGCTGGTGGTGAGCCACTGCAGGAGGATGCAGGAGAAGATGTTGGCCCAGCTGGCTGCAGCTGAGAGCCGGCACAGAAGG gtcATTGCAgatctggaggaggagaagaggagacatGCCGAGGACACGGCCGAGGGAGACGATGTCACTTACATtctggagaaggagagggagcgCTTACAACAACAG TTGGAGTTTGAGCGCAGCCAGGTCCGGCGGTTGGAAAAAGAACAGCGGCGAATTACTGAGCAGCTAGAAGAAGAACGGGCTCAGCACAAACAGCTGTCCTGTGCTCTGGCCAAAGAGTGCAAGTGGGCAAGTGCCAGAGCTCTGGAGGAAGGACATCGAGTGACTGAGCTGAGTCGTAAACTTGACAAG GAGAAGGAAGCTTGTCAGGCCCTGAAGAGGGAGCTGGaggatgagaggaagagagcaCTGAGGATGGAGGCGAGAGTGGAGGAGCAGCTAGCTGAGTTTGACACGGAGCGAGAGCAACTCCGCTCACGTCTGAAGAAGGAGGAAGCGCATTGTTATCAGCTACAACAGCAG GCTGAAGAGCTGAGGAGGAAACTGCAGGAGGTGAACATCATGGGAGATACAGCTCCAGCAGAGGTGGCAGTAAAGGAGTGGGCCGTTAAAGTGAGTCCAGGAAAGACATTAATAGATAATATAAAGGTTGTTGATATCGAGGAAGATGGAAATCAACCCACTGATCAACCAACAGTCAACGGTCACCACTGTCAGACGGAGACCATTGGCCATCATAGTCCAAACAACGCCCTCTCAGAGAAGACTTGCCTACTGAATGGGATCGAAAACCCTCAAGTTAATGAGACCCAGATGTCGTTCTCCTCGTGCAACACTGCCCACTATAATTTCCCGTCTTCCTCCCCCTGCTCCTCACCTGTTCTTGCCAAAAGTCCGCCAGTAAACCAAAGTCCTGGGGGCTACCAGTCTCCATACCAGGTCGGGATCAACCAGCGCTTCCATGCTGCTCGTCATAAGTTCCAGGGTACGACTGAGCCAGAACCACAGTCCCAGGCCACAcagcctgctcctcctcctcaatctCCAACAGAACTCTCCCCTGTGACCAGTGCCTCCTCTCCAGAAGCCAGTCCAGCCAAGCAGATGGCCCGGAGCACCGTTACTCAGGTCCTGTCTCGCTTCACTAACGTCCAGCAGAGCGCCACACCGAAGCTCGTGGCACCAAACAATTCGCCCTTCGGTACAGACTACCGCAGCCTGGCGGCGCCTTTGTCTCCCGTCGTCGGAAGAGCGGCAGTGGCACTTCAGCCGGGAATCAGATCTCCCATCATTCCCAGGGCTGACAGGGGAAATCCTCCTCCCATCCCGCCGAAGAAGCCCGGTCTGGCACAGGCTCCTCCCTCCCCGGCTGCGGTGCCCAGGTCTGCCAGCCATTTCTCCGACAGCCCCCTCTCAGGCAGCTGTGGCCTCACCTCCAGTCAGGAGGGAGTCAAAGAACTGGACATGGTGGTTTCGTCTAACTAA